One window of Quercus robur chromosome 12, dhQueRobu3.1, whole genome shotgun sequence genomic DNA carries:
- the LOC126708988 gene encoding NADP-dependent malic enzyme isoform X2 — translation MIPLNRSNILKVVGVERRRVVRKFFVALMEKTVMMNGGDYSVVEEEGKAGFGGGVEDVYGEDSATEDQLVTPWTVSVSSGYTLLRDPHHNKGLGFNEKERDAHYLRGLLPPAVFTQELQEKKLMHNLRKYDVPLHRYMAMMDLQERNERLFYKLLIDNVEELLPVVYTPTVGEACQKYGSIFSRPQGLYISLKEKGKILEVLKNWPEKSIQVIVVTDGERILGLGDLGCQGMGIPVGKLSLYTALGGIRPSACLPVTIDVGTNNEQLLKDEFYIGLRHKRATGQEYAELLDEFMSAVKQNYGEKVLVQFEDFANHNAFELLSRYRSTHLVFNDDIQGTASVVLAGLIAALKLVGGTLADHTFLFLGAGEAGTGIAELIALEISKKTKAPLEETRKKIWLVDSRGLIVSSRKESLQHFKKPWAHEHEPVKALLDAVKEIKPTVLIGSSGVGKTFTKEVVEAMSSFNKKPLILALSNPTSQSECTAEEAYTWSKGRAIFASGSPFDPVEYDGKVFVPGQANNAYIFPGFGLGLIISGAIRVHDDMLLAASEALAVQVAQENFDKGLIYPPFTNIRKISAHIAAKVAAKAYELGLASRLPRPKDLVKYAESCMYSPIYRSYR, via the exons ATGATACCGTTGAACAGAAGCAATATTCTG AAAGTTGTGGGTGTTGAAAGAAGGAGAGTAGtgaggaaattttttgttgcattgATGGAGAAGACAGTAATGATGAACGGTGGTGATTATTCAGTGGTGGAAGAAGAAGGTAAGGCTGGTTTTGGAGGGGGTGTTGAGGACGTGTATGGTGAGGATAGTGCCACTGAAGATCAGCTTGTTACTCCCTGGACCGTCTCTGTTTCTAG TGGATACACCTTGCTGCGGGATCCACACCACAACAAAGGGCTTGGCttcaatgagaaagagagagatgctCATTACTTGCGTGGCCTTCTCCCTCCAGCAGTGTTCACTCAGGAGCTTCAG GAAAAGAAGTTAATGCATAATCTTCGAAAATATGATGTTCCATTGCATAGGTACATGGCCATGATGGATCTTCAG GAGAGAAATGAAAGGCTGTTTTACAAGCTTCTGATAGATAATGTTGAGGAACTGCTTCCAGTTGTGTACACTCCAACTGTTGGTGAGGCTTGTCAGAAATATGGGAGTATTTTCAGTCGTCCCCAGGGCCTTTACATCAGTTTGAAAGAGAA GGGGAAGATTCTTGAAGTCTTGAAAAATTGGCCAGAGAAGAGTATTCAAGTTATTGTTGTGACTGATGGTGAGCGTATATTGGGGCTTGGGGATCTTGGCTGCCAG GGAATGGGAATTCCTGTTGGAAAACTTTCTTTATATACAGCACTAGGAGGAATTCGTCCTTCAGCA TGCTTGCCTGTAACTATTGACGTCGGCACAAACAATGAGCAGCTGTTGAAGGATGAGTTTTACATTGGTCTTAGGCACAAGAGGGCAACTGGGCAG GAATATGCTGAGCTTCTTGATGAGTTCATGAGTGCAGTTAAACAGAACTATGGGGAGAAAGTTCTAGTACAG TTCGAAGATTTTGCTAACCATAATGCATTTGAGCTGCTGTCACGATACCGCTCAACTCATCTTGTCTTTAATGATGATATACAG GGTACAGCATCTGTAGTGTTAGCAGGACTTATTGCAGCTCTGAAATTAGTTGGTGGAACCTTAGCTGACCACACTTTCTTATTCCTGGGTGCTGGAGAA GCTGGAACTGGTATAGCAGAGCTTATAGCACTTGAGATTTCAAAAAAG ACAAAAGCTCCGTTGGAAGAAACACGCAAGAAGATTTGGCTTGTGGACTCAAGG GGACTGATTGTTAGTTCCCGTAAGGAGTCACTTCAGCACTTTAAGAAGCCATGGGCTCATGAGCATGAACCTGTTAAGGCGCTCTTAGATGCTGTCAAG GAAATCAAGCCAACAGTGCTTATAGGATCCTCAGGAGTAGGAAAGACTTTTACAAAGGAGGTGGTTGAGGCCATGTCATCCTTTAATAAG AAACCTCTCATTCTTGCTCTCTCCAACCCAACTTCACAATCTGAGTGTACAGCTGAAGAAGCTTATACATGGAGTAAG GGTCGAGCAATCTTTGCTAGTGGAAGCCCATTTGACCCTGTTGAGTATGATGGGAAAGTTTTTGTGCCTGGCCAG GCCAACAATGCTTACATCTTTCCTGGTTTCGGTTTGGGTTTGATCATCTCTGGTGCAATTCGTGTGCATGATGACATGCTTTTGGCAGCCT CGGAAGCTTTGGCTGTGCAAGTGGCACAAGAAAACTTCGATAAGGGATTGATTTACCCACCATTCACCAATATCAGAAAGATATCAGCTCACATTGCTGCTAAAGTCGCTGCTAAGGCATACGAACTTG GTCTTGCTTCTCGTCTCCCTCGTCCTAAGGATCTAGTTAAGTATGCAGAGAGCTGCATGTACAGCCCAATCTACCGCAGCTAtcgttga
- the LOC126708988 gene encoding NADP-dependent malic enzyme isoform X3, with the protein MHNLRKYDVPLHRYMAMMDLQERNERLFYKLLIDNVEELLPVVYTPTVGEACQKYGSIFSRPQGLYISLKEKGKILEVLKNWPEKSIQVIVVTDGERILGLGDLGCQGMGIPVGKLSLYTALGGIRPSACLPVTIDVGTNNEQLLKDEFYIGLRHKRATGQEYAELLDEFMSAVKQNYGEKVLVQFEDFANHNAFELLSRYRSTHLVFNDDIQGTASVVLAGLIAALKLVGGTLADHTFLFLGAGEAGTGIAELIALEISKKTKAPLEETRKKIWLVDSRGLIVSSRKESLQHFKKPWAHEHEPVKALLDAVKEIKPTVLIGSSGVGKTFTKEVVEAMSSFNKKPLILALSNPTSQSECTAEEAYTWSKGRAIFASGSPFDPVEYDGKVFVPGQANNAYIFPGFGLGLIISGAIRVHDDMLLAASEALAVQVAQENFDKGLIYPPFTNIRKISAHIAAKVAAKAYELGLASRLPRPKDLVKYAESCMYSPIYRSYR; encoded by the exons ATGCATAATCTTCGAAAATATGATGTTCCATTGCATAGGTACATGGCCATGATGGATCTTCAG GAGAGAAATGAAAGGCTGTTTTACAAGCTTCTGATAGATAATGTTGAGGAACTGCTTCCAGTTGTGTACACTCCAACTGTTGGTGAGGCTTGTCAGAAATATGGGAGTATTTTCAGTCGTCCCCAGGGCCTTTACATCAGTTTGAAAGAGAA GGGGAAGATTCTTGAAGTCTTGAAAAATTGGCCAGAGAAGAGTATTCAAGTTATTGTTGTGACTGATGGTGAGCGTATATTGGGGCTTGGGGATCTTGGCTGCCAG GGAATGGGAATTCCTGTTGGAAAACTTTCTTTATATACAGCACTAGGAGGAATTCGTCCTTCAGCA TGCTTGCCTGTAACTATTGACGTCGGCACAAACAATGAGCAGCTGTTGAAGGATGAGTTTTACATTGGTCTTAGGCACAAGAGGGCAACTGGGCAG GAATATGCTGAGCTTCTTGATGAGTTCATGAGTGCAGTTAAACAGAACTATGGGGAGAAAGTTCTAGTACAG TTCGAAGATTTTGCTAACCATAATGCATTTGAGCTGCTGTCACGATACCGCTCAACTCATCTTGTCTTTAATGATGATATACAG GGTACAGCATCTGTAGTGTTAGCAGGACTTATTGCAGCTCTGAAATTAGTTGGTGGAACCTTAGCTGACCACACTTTCTTATTCCTGGGTGCTGGAGAA GCTGGAACTGGTATAGCAGAGCTTATAGCACTTGAGATTTCAAAAAAG ACAAAAGCTCCGTTGGAAGAAACACGCAAGAAGATTTGGCTTGTGGACTCAAGG GGACTGATTGTTAGTTCCCGTAAGGAGTCACTTCAGCACTTTAAGAAGCCATGGGCTCATGAGCATGAACCTGTTAAGGCGCTCTTAGATGCTGTCAAG GAAATCAAGCCAACAGTGCTTATAGGATCCTCAGGAGTAGGAAAGACTTTTACAAAGGAGGTGGTTGAGGCCATGTCATCCTTTAATAAG AAACCTCTCATTCTTGCTCTCTCCAACCCAACTTCACAATCTGAGTGTACAGCTGAAGAAGCTTATACATGGAGTAAG GGTCGAGCAATCTTTGCTAGTGGAAGCCCATTTGACCCTGTTGAGTATGATGGGAAAGTTTTTGTGCCTGGCCAG GCCAACAATGCTTACATCTTTCCTGGTTTCGGTTTGGGTTTGATCATCTCTGGTGCAATTCGTGTGCATGATGACATGCTTTTGGCAGCCT CGGAAGCTTTGGCTGTGCAAGTGGCACAAGAAAACTTCGATAAGGGATTGATTTACCCACCATTCACCAATATCAGAAAGATATCAGCTCACATTGCTGCTAAAGTCGCTGCTAAGGCATACGAACTTG GTCTTGCTTCTCGTCTCCCTCGTCCTAAGGATCTAGTTAAGTATGCAGAGAGCTGCATGTACAGCCCAATCTACCGCAGCTAtcgttga
- the LOC126708988 gene encoding NADP-dependent malic enzyme isoform X1, translating into MKQTHGRVFQPYTQYRHQKQEKEAYKNRKVVGVERRRVVRKFFVALMEKTVMMNGGDYSVVEEEGKAGFGGGVEDVYGEDSATEDQLVTPWTVSVSSGYTLLRDPHHNKGLGFNEKERDAHYLRGLLPPAVFTQELQEKKLMHNLRKYDVPLHRYMAMMDLQERNERLFYKLLIDNVEELLPVVYTPTVGEACQKYGSIFSRPQGLYISLKEKGKILEVLKNWPEKSIQVIVVTDGERILGLGDLGCQGMGIPVGKLSLYTALGGIRPSACLPVTIDVGTNNEQLLKDEFYIGLRHKRATGQEYAELLDEFMSAVKQNYGEKVLVQFEDFANHNAFELLSRYRSTHLVFNDDIQGTASVVLAGLIAALKLVGGTLADHTFLFLGAGEAGTGIAELIALEISKKTKAPLEETRKKIWLVDSRGLIVSSRKESLQHFKKPWAHEHEPVKALLDAVKEIKPTVLIGSSGVGKTFTKEVVEAMSSFNKKPLILALSNPTSQSECTAEEAYTWSKGRAIFASGSPFDPVEYDGKVFVPGQANNAYIFPGFGLGLIISGAIRVHDDMLLAASEALAVQVAQENFDKGLIYPPFTNIRKISAHIAAKVAAKAYELGLASRLPRPKDLVKYAESCMYSPIYRSYR; encoded by the exons ATGAAACAAACCCATGGTCGTGTTTTTCAACCCTATACGCAATACCGTCACCAGAAACAGGAAAAGGAAGCCTATAAAAATAGG AAAGTTGTGGGTGTTGAAAGAAGGAGAGTAGtgaggaaattttttgttgcattgATGGAGAAGACAGTAATGATGAACGGTGGTGATTATTCAGTGGTGGAAGAAGAAGGTAAGGCTGGTTTTGGAGGGGGTGTTGAGGACGTGTATGGTGAGGATAGTGCCACTGAAGATCAGCTTGTTACTCCCTGGACCGTCTCTGTTTCTAG TGGATACACCTTGCTGCGGGATCCACACCACAACAAAGGGCTTGGCttcaatgagaaagagagagatgctCATTACTTGCGTGGCCTTCTCCCTCCAGCAGTGTTCACTCAGGAGCTTCAG GAAAAGAAGTTAATGCATAATCTTCGAAAATATGATGTTCCATTGCATAGGTACATGGCCATGATGGATCTTCAG GAGAGAAATGAAAGGCTGTTTTACAAGCTTCTGATAGATAATGTTGAGGAACTGCTTCCAGTTGTGTACACTCCAACTGTTGGTGAGGCTTGTCAGAAATATGGGAGTATTTTCAGTCGTCCCCAGGGCCTTTACATCAGTTTGAAAGAGAA GGGGAAGATTCTTGAAGTCTTGAAAAATTGGCCAGAGAAGAGTATTCAAGTTATTGTTGTGACTGATGGTGAGCGTATATTGGGGCTTGGGGATCTTGGCTGCCAG GGAATGGGAATTCCTGTTGGAAAACTTTCTTTATATACAGCACTAGGAGGAATTCGTCCTTCAGCA TGCTTGCCTGTAACTATTGACGTCGGCACAAACAATGAGCAGCTGTTGAAGGATGAGTTTTACATTGGTCTTAGGCACAAGAGGGCAACTGGGCAG GAATATGCTGAGCTTCTTGATGAGTTCATGAGTGCAGTTAAACAGAACTATGGGGAGAAAGTTCTAGTACAG TTCGAAGATTTTGCTAACCATAATGCATTTGAGCTGCTGTCACGATACCGCTCAACTCATCTTGTCTTTAATGATGATATACAG GGTACAGCATCTGTAGTGTTAGCAGGACTTATTGCAGCTCTGAAATTAGTTGGTGGAACCTTAGCTGACCACACTTTCTTATTCCTGGGTGCTGGAGAA GCTGGAACTGGTATAGCAGAGCTTATAGCACTTGAGATTTCAAAAAAG ACAAAAGCTCCGTTGGAAGAAACACGCAAGAAGATTTGGCTTGTGGACTCAAGG GGACTGATTGTTAGTTCCCGTAAGGAGTCACTTCAGCACTTTAAGAAGCCATGGGCTCATGAGCATGAACCTGTTAAGGCGCTCTTAGATGCTGTCAAG GAAATCAAGCCAACAGTGCTTATAGGATCCTCAGGAGTAGGAAAGACTTTTACAAAGGAGGTGGTTGAGGCCATGTCATCCTTTAATAAG AAACCTCTCATTCTTGCTCTCTCCAACCCAACTTCACAATCTGAGTGTACAGCTGAAGAAGCTTATACATGGAGTAAG GGTCGAGCAATCTTTGCTAGTGGAAGCCCATTTGACCCTGTTGAGTATGATGGGAAAGTTTTTGTGCCTGGCCAG GCCAACAATGCTTACATCTTTCCTGGTTTCGGTTTGGGTTTGATCATCTCTGGTGCAATTCGTGTGCATGATGACATGCTTTTGGCAGCCT CGGAAGCTTTGGCTGTGCAAGTGGCACAAGAAAACTTCGATAAGGGATTGATTTACCCACCATTCACCAATATCAGAAAGATATCAGCTCACATTGCTGCTAAAGTCGCTGCTAAGGCATACGAACTTG GTCTTGCTTCTCGTCTCCCTCGTCCTAAGGATCTAGTTAAGTATGCAGAGAGCTGCATGTACAGCCCAATCTACCGCAGCTAtcgttga